One Micromonospora sp. WMMD1120 genomic region harbors:
- the ilvD gene encoding dihydroxy-acid dehydratase — protein MPELRSRTSTHGRTMAGARALWRATGMTDDDFGKPIVAIANSFTQFVPGHVHLKDMGGLVAEAVAEAGGVGREFNTIAVDDGIAMGHGGMLYSLPSRELIADAVEYMVNAHCADALVCISNCDKITPGMLLAALRLNIPTVFVSGGPMEAGKTMAIEGVVHSKIDLIDAMIASSNEAVTDEQLGEIERSACPTCGSCSGMFTANSMNCLTEAIGLALPGNGSTLATHAARRSLFVEAGRTAVEIAKRWYDGDDDSVLPRNVASRAAFENAVALDVAMGGSTNTVLHLLAAAREAELDFGVADIDAISRRVPCLAKVAPNSPNYHMEDVHRAGGIPAILGELDRAGQLNRDVHAVHSPSLAQWLTDWDVRGGSPRPEAVELFHAAPGGVRTTEPFSTTNRWSSLDTDAAGGCIRDREHAYSADGGLAILHGNLAPDGCVVKTAGVPEECLTFRGPAKVYESQDDAVTAILAKEVVAGDVVVIRYEGPKGGPGMQEMLYPTSFLKGRGLGRSCALLTDGRFSGGTSGLSIGHASPEAASGGLIALVHEGDEIVIDIPNRSIELNVPAEELQARRVAEEKRDRPYTPADRQRPVSAALRAYASMATSASDGAYRRVPE, from the coding sequence ATGCCTGAGCTGCGGTCGAGGACTTCCACACACGGTCGGACGATGGCCGGCGCCCGGGCCCTCTGGCGGGCCACCGGGATGACCGACGACGATTTCGGTAAGCCGATCGTCGCCATCGCCAACAGTTTCACCCAGTTCGTGCCCGGTCACGTCCATCTCAAGGACATGGGTGGCCTGGTGGCCGAGGCGGTCGCCGAGGCCGGCGGGGTGGGCCGGGAGTTCAACACCATCGCCGTGGACGACGGCATAGCGATGGGCCACGGCGGCATGCTCTACTCGCTGCCCAGCCGGGAGCTGATCGCCGACGCCGTGGAGTACATGGTCAACGCGCACTGCGCGGACGCCCTGGTCTGCATCTCCAACTGCGACAAGATCACGCCGGGGATGCTGCTGGCCGCGTTGCGGCTCAACATCCCGACCGTCTTCGTCTCCGGCGGCCCGATGGAGGCCGGCAAGACGATGGCGATCGAGGGTGTCGTGCACAGCAAGATCGACCTGATCGACGCGATGATCGCGTCCTCGAACGAGGCGGTCACCGACGAGCAGCTCGGCGAGATCGAGCGCTCCGCCTGCCCGACCTGCGGATCGTGCTCCGGCATGTTCACCGCCAACTCGATGAACTGCCTCACCGAGGCGATCGGGCTCGCGCTGCCCGGTAACGGTTCGACGCTCGCCACCCACGCCGCGCGCCGGTCGCTCTTCGTCGAGGCCGGCCGCACCGCCGTGGAGATCGCCAAGCGGTGGTACGACGGTGACGACGACTCGGTGCTGCCGCGTAACGTCGCCTCCCGGGCCGCCTTCGAGAACGCCGTCGCCCTGGACGTGGCGATGGGCGGCTCCACCAACACCGTGCTGCACCTGCTCGCCGCCGCCCGTGAGGCGGAGCTGGACTTCGGCGTGGCCGACATCGACGCCATCTCCCGGCGGGTGCCGTGCCTGGCCAAGGTCGCGCCGAACTCGCCGAACTACCACATGGAGGACGTGCACCGGGCCGGCGGCATCCCGGCGATCCTCGGCGAGCTGGACCGGGCCGGGCAGCTCAACCGCGACGTGCACGCCGTGCACTCCCCCTCGCTGGCGCAGTGGCTCACCGACTGGGACGTGCGCGGCGGCTCCCCCAGGCCGGAGGCCGTCGAGCTGTTCCACGCCGCCCCGGGCGGGGTCCGCACCACCGAACCGTTCTCCACCACCAACCGGTGGTCGTCGTTGGACACCGACGCGGCCGGCGGCTGCATCCGTGACCGCGAGCACGCCTACTCCGCCGACGGTGGTCTGGCCATCCTGCACGGCAACCTGGCTCCGGACGGCTGCGTGGTGAAGACCGCGGGCGTGCCCGAGGAGTGCCTGACGTTCCGCGGCCCGGCCAAGGTCTACGAGTCGCAGGACGACGCGGTGACCGCGATCCTCGCCAAGGAGGTCGTGGCGGGCGACGTGGTGGTCATCCGGTACGAGGGCCCGAAGGGCGGGCCGGGCATGCAGGAGATGCTCTACCCCACGTCCTTCCTCAAGGGACGCGGGCTGGGTCGCTCCTGCGCGCTGCTCACCGACGGCCGTTTCTCCGGCGGCACCTCCGGCCTCTCCATCGGCCACGCCTCGCCGGAGGCCGCCTCCGGTGGCCTGATCGCGCTGGTCCACGAGGGTGACGAGATCGTCATCGACATCCCCAACCGGTCGATCGAGCTGAACGTGCCCGCCGAGGAGTTGCAGGCACGACGGGTGGCGGAGGAGAAGCGCGACCGGCCGTACACCCCGGCCGACAGGCAGCGCCCGGTGTCGGCGGCGCTGCGGGCGTACGCCTCGATGGCCACCTCGGCCAGCGACGGCGCCTACCGCCGGGTGCCCGAGTAA
- a CDS encoding GGDEF domain-containing phosphodiesterase, producing MHFPPGMVAVAALSGLVAAVASGLLTVVARRRTGPRRPAYLLLAAASGVALLSLLLGVLAALSASDHWAHEQGPRTGWATLVAIGTALSGLAFAAGLLRLPGVVSTAAGTARLALDGLVMAAALWFVGWVLFSEPTRLLGAATPMACPAILVATVSAALGAGLAVIIVFRAAIPRRRLAALGVGISAVSCGGLGLSAGLCQAGPTMALAGAAVLGGGLLTVALAVHQADRPGQIDLDVVGRDGEYAIAPMLAMAASAMYHLAQDGRFTAAGIVAGSVEGFALVARQYLTLRDVRGYAGRLAEREAHFRELAHTDPLTSLANRRGLLRALHRNAADHNPCVLLGLDLDGFKNVNDMRGHDVGDAVLAEVGRRLRGNLRPGDVAARLGGDEFAVLMQGRSTEADRVAERLLGVLNRPYDQPDGAVFLSVSIGVAGWTDEPDVELLLRHADLALRYAKQRGKNRIERYDATYDQLLRRRTTVEHELRGAIDRDELRLAFQPVASLPSVRPVGAEALLRWHHPELGNVRPDEFIPLAEECGMIAPLGAWVLHQACYQLSRWLADGHDVWVSVNVSPRELHAPEYVVQVAEALRAHHVPPQRLVLEVTEHAVATDLDELIRRLTALRLTGVRIALDDFGAGYSSLGQLRRLPIDILKIDHSLVAEHEPVRPVGQDGPAFAPMVDIVMRLGHQLGLEVIAEGVTNPTELAAVVAAGCRFGQGALFGWGVPAEHLEAMLEAATSPGARPASVPAQRRSSGGSGQVTTPADGASQPDAPSAVNQHVGSVDSSREMRQA from the coding sequence GTGCATTTTCCACCGGGCATGGTCGCTGTCGCGGCGCTCAGCGGGCTCGTCGCCGCCGTGGCCAGCGGGCTGTTGACCGTCGTCGCCCGGCGGCGCACCGGGCCGCGCCGACCGGCGTACCTGCTGCTCGCGGCGGCGTCCGGGGTCGCCCTGCTCAGCCTCCTGCTCGGGGTCCTCGCCGCGCTCAGCGCGAGCGACCACTGGGCCCACGAGCAGGGTCCACGCACGGGCTGGGCGACGCTGGTGGCGATCGGCACCGCGCTGAGCGGCCTTGCCTTCGCGGCCGGCCTGCTCCGGCTGCCCGGGGTGGTCTCCACCGCGGCGGGCACCGCCCGGCTCGCGCTGGACGGGTTGGTCATGGCGGCGGCGCTGTGGTTCGTCGGCTGGGTGCTCTTCTCCGAGCCGACCCGACTGCTCGGCGCCGCCACCCCGATGGCCTGCCCGGCGATCCTGGTCGCCACGGTGAGCGCCGCGCTCGGCGCCGGGCTCGCCGTGATCATCGTCTTCCGGGCCGCCATCCCCCGGCGACGGCTCGCCGCGCTCGGCGTCGGCATCAGCGCGGTGAGCTGCGGCGGGCTCGGCCTCAGCGCGGGGCTCTGCCAGGCCGGGCCGACAATGGCCCTCGCCGGCGCGGCGGTGCTCGGCGGCGGCCTGTTGACCGTCGCGCTCGCTGTCCACCAGGCCGACCGGCCGGGGCAGATCGACCTGGACGTGGTTGGTCGCGACGGCGAGTACGCGATCGCCCCGATGCTGGCGATGGCCGCCTCGGCGATGTACCACCTCGCCCAGGACGGTCGGTTCACCGCGGCCGGCATCGTGGCCGGGAGCGTGGAGGGCTTCGCCCTGGTCGCGCGGCAATACCTCACGCTGCGCGACGTCCGGGGGTACGCGGGTCGCCTGGCCGAGCGGGAGGCGCACTTCCGTGAGCTGGCGCACACCGACCCGCTGACGTCGCTCGCCAACCGGCGGGGCCTGCTCCGGGCGCTGCACCGCAACGCCGCCGACCACAACCCGTGCGTACTGCTCGGTCTCGACCTGGACGGCTTCAAGAACGTCAACGACATGCGCGGCCACGACGTGGGTGACGCCGTGCTGGCCGAGGTGGGGCGACGGCTGCGCGGCAACCTGCGCCCCGGCGACGTGGCCGCCCGGCTGGGCGGCGACGAGTTCGCCGTCCTCATGCAGGGCCGGTCGACCGAGGCGGACCGGGTGGCCGAACGGCTGCTCGGGGTGCTCAACCGGCCGTACGACCAGCCGGACGGCGCGGTCTTCCTGTCGGTGAGCATCGGTGTGGCCGGCTGGACCGACGAGCCGGACGTGGAGTTGCTGCTGCGCCACGCCGACCTGGCGCTGCGCTACGCCAAGCAGCGCGGCAAGAACCGGATCGAGCGTTACGACGCCACGTACGACCAGTTGCTGCGCCGGCGCACGACAGTGGAGCACGAGTTGCGCGGGGCCATCGACCGCGACGAGCTGCGCCTGGCGTTCCAGCCGGTGGCGTCGCTGCCGTCGGTGCGGCCGGTCGGCGCCGAGGCGCTGCTCCGCTGGCACCACCCCGAGCTGGGCAACGTCCGCCCGGACGAGTTCATCCCGCTCGCCGAGGAGTGCGGCATGATCGCGCCGCTCGGCGCCTGGGTGCTGCACCAGGCCTGCTACCAGCTCTCCCGCTGGCTGGCGGACGGGCACGACGTCTGGGTGTCGGTCAACGTCTCCCCGCGCGAGCTGCACGCCCCGGAGTACGTGGTCCAGGTCGCCGAGGCGCTGCGCGCGCACCACGTGCCGCCGCAGCGGTTGGTGCTCGAGGTCACCGAGCACGCGGTCGCCACCGACCTGGACGAGCTGATCCGGCGGCTGACCGCGCTGCGGCTGACCGGCGTCCGCATCGCCCTCGACGACTTCGGCGCGGGTTACTCGTCGCTGGGGCAGCTGCGCCGGCTGCCGATCGACATTCTCAAGATCGACCACAGTCTGGTCGCCGAGCACGAGCCGGTCCGCCCCGTCGGCCAGGACGGTCCGGCGTTCGCGCCGATGGTCGACATCGTGATGCGACTGGGTCACCAGCTGGGCCTGGAGGTGATCGCCGAGGGGGTGACCAACCCGACCGAGCTGGCCGCGGTGGTGGCCGCGGGCTGCCGGTTCGGCCAGGGCGCGCTCTTCGGCTGGGGGGTGCCGGCCGAGCACCTGGAGGCGATGCTGGAGGCGGCCACGTCGCCAGGCGCGCGACCCGCGTCGGTGCCCGCCCAGCGCCGATCCTCGGGTGGGTCCGGGCAGGTCACAACCCCCGCCGATGGCGCGTCGCAGCCCGACGCGCCGTCGGCCGTTAACCAACATGTGGGATCAGTTGACTCATCGCGTGAGATGCGTCAGGCTTAG
- a CDS encoding glycoside hydrolase family 2 protein, with translation MSRQALYDGWTVQASPGPQVPAEIAGRPVPATVPGCVHTDLLDAGLIPDPFLDDNERAVAWIGRTDWVYRTTFVHRPGGDERVDLVCAGLDTVATLTVNGVEVGRTENMHRGYRFDVRALLRDGDNDLTVRFDSAYRYAEAQQERLGDRPNAYPEPFHFIRKMACNFGWDWGPTLVTAGIWQDIGLHAWSTARLATVRPLVTMDGRDGRVELHVEVERVTDVPLTVRAAVAGTRADVVIPAGQSTAVLTLTVREPALWWPRGYGDQARHPIDVTLHAPDDAVLDNWSHRIGFRSVRLDTTPDAHGTPFVLSVNDVPVFVRGVNWIPDDAFPTRITRDRLAERFDQATAANVNLLRVWGGGRYESADFYDLADERGLLVQQDFLFACAAYPEEEPFATEVAAEAAEQVTRLAPYPSLVLWTGNNENIWGWHDWDWQAALAGRTWGRGYYLDLLPRIVGELDPTRPYWPGSPWSGTEEIHPNDPAHGTTHIWDVWNTDDYTKYREYVPRFVAEFGYQGPPAYATLRRAVSDEPLTPDSPGMAHHQKAANGDAKLQRGLDAHLPAPGDFDDWHYLTQLNQARAIQLGVEHFRSHRDVCAGTIVWQLNDCWPVTSWSAVDGDGRRKPLWYALRHAYADRLLTVQPRDGGLALVAVNETAEAWTAPATVTRVTLTGEPRAKTSVHLDVPAYSSVVLALSTELARPDEGRRELLVAEAGDSAERALWFFAEDREIDWPAAEWDATIEAVDGGQRVRITAGTVLRDLTLFPDRLDASASVDKALVTLLPGESTTITVRSGATVDPTALTSRPVLRCVNDLGRA, from the coding sequence GTGAGCCGACAGGCACTCTACGACGGTTGGACGGTGCAGGCGTCCCCCGGACCGCAGGTTCCCGCCGAGATCGCCGGCCGACCGGTGCCGGCGACGGTGCCCGGCTGCGTGCACACCGACCTGCTCGACGCCGGGCTGATCCCCGACCCCTTCCTCGACGACAACGAGCGGGCGGTGGCCTGGATCGGGCGCACCGACTGGGTTTACCGGACCACCTTCGTGCACCGGCCGGGCGGCGACGAACGGGTCGACCTGGTCTGCGCGGGGCTGGACACCGTCGCCACGCTCACCGTCAACGGCGTCGAGGTGGGCCGTACCGAGAACATGCACCGCGGCTACCGGTTCGACGTCCGGGCGCTGCTGCGCGACGGCGACAACGACCTGACGGTGCGGTTCGACTCGGCGTACCGCTACGCGGAGGCGCAGCAGGAACGACTCGGCGACCGGCCCAACGCCTATCCGGAGCCGTTCCACTTCATCCGCAAGATGGCGTGCAACTTCGGTTGGGACTGGGGGCCGACACTGGTCACCGCCGGCATCTGGCAGGACATCGGCCTGCACGCGTGGTCGACGGCCCGACTGGCCACCGTCCGTCCTCTCGTCACCATGGACGGTCGCGACGGCCGGGTGGAGCTGCACGTCGAGGTCGAGCGGGTCACGGACGTCCCACTGACCGTCCGGGCCGCCGTCGCCGGCACCCGCGCCGACGTGGTCATCCCGGCCGGGCAGAGCACGGCCGTGCTGACCCTCACCGTCCGCGAGCCCGCGCTGTGGTGGCCCCGGGGGTACGGCGACCAGGCGCGGCACCCGATCGACGTCACGCTGCACGCGCCCGACGACGCCGTCCTGGACAACTGGTCGCACCGGATCGGGTTCCGCTCGGTGCGCCTGGACACGACCCCGGACGCGCACGGCACCCCGTTCGTGCTCTCGGTGAACGACGTCCCGGTCTTCGTCCGAGGGGTCAACTGGATCCCGGACGACGCGTTCCCCACCCGGATCACCCGGGACCGGCTGGCCGAGCGGTTCGACCAGGCCACCGCCGCCAACGTCAACCTGCTCCGGGTCTGGGGCGGCGGCCGGTACGAGTCGGCGGACTTCTACGACCTCGCCGACGAGCGCGGGCTCCTCGTGCAGCAGGACTTCCTCTTCGCCTGCGCGGCGTACCCGGAGGAGGAGCCGTTCGCCACCGAGGTGGCCGCGGAGGCCGCCGAGCAGGTCACCCGGCTCGCGCCGTACCCGTCGCTGGTGCTCTGGACCGGCAACAACGAGAACATCTGGGGCTGGCACGACTGGGACTGGCAGGCGGCCCTCGCCGGGCGCACCTGGGGACGCGGCTACTACCTCGACCTGCTGCCCCGCATCGTCGGCGAACTGGACCCGACCCGCCCGTACTGGCCGGGCAGCCCCTGGTCGGGCACCGAGGAGATCCACCCCAACGACCCGGCGCACGGCACCACCCACATCTGGGACGTGTGGAACACCGACGACTACACCAAGTACCGGGAGTACGTGCCGCGCTTCGTCGCCGAGTTCGGCTACCAGGGCCCACCGGCGTACGCCACCCTGCGCCGGGCGGTGAGCGACGAGCCGCTGACACCCGACTCACCGGGCATGGCACACCACCAGAAGGCGGCCAACGGCGACGCCAAGCTCCAGCGCGGCCTCGACGCGCACCTACCCGCCCCGGGGGACTTCGACGACTGGCACTACCTGACGCAGCTCAACCAGGCCCGCGCGATCCAACTCGGGGTCGAGCACTTCCGCTCCCACCGGGACGTCTGCGCGGGCACCATCGTGTGGCAGCTCAACGACTGCTGGCCGGTGACCTCCTGGTCGGCGGTGGACGGCGACGGCCGTCGCAAACCACTGTGGTACGCGCTGCGCCACGCGTACGCCGACCGGCTGCTCACCGTGCAACCCCGCGACGGAGGCCTGGCCCTGGTCGCGGTCAACGAGACCGCCGAGGCGTGGACCGCGCCGGCCACCGTCACCCGGGTCACCCTCACCGGGGAGCCGAGGGCGAAGACCTCGGTCCACCTCGACGTTCCGGCGTACTCCTCGGTGGTGCTGGCGCTGTCGACGGAGCTGGCGCGGCCGGACGAGGGCCGGCGCGAGCTGCTGGTCGCGGAGGCCGGGGACAGCGCGGAGCGGGCGCTGTGGTTCTTCGCCGAGGACCGGGAGATCGACTGGCCGGCGGCGGAGTGGGACGCGACAATCGAGGCGGTCGACGGCGGGCAGCGGGTGCGGATCACCGCCGGCACGGTGCTGCGCGACCTGACGCTCTTCCCGGACCGGCTCGACGCGTCGGCGTCGGTCGACAAGGCCCTGGTCACGCTGCTGCCGGGCGAGTCGACGACCATCACCGTGCGGTCCGGCGCCACGGTGGACCCCACCGCCCTCACGAGCCGGCCGGTGCTGCGCTGCGTCAACGACCTGGGCCGCGCCTGA
- a CDS encoding acetolactate synthase large subunit, whose translation MTRPTPETLAHTVRRARAAADPAVDADPAAARTPATPAVSAVRPSAPAQVSGAGSLVRSLEALDVDVVFGIPGGAILPAYDPLYDSSLRHILVRHEQGAGHAATGYAQATGKVGVCMATSGPGATNLVTPIADAYMDSVALVAITGQVARPLIGTDAFQEADIQGITLPITKHNFLVQNAEEIPRVLAEAFHLASSGRPGPVLVDIPKDVLQASTTFTWPPTLDLPGYRPTLHPHGKQIREAARLMAGARRPVLYVGGGVLKAGATDGLRRLAELTGIPVVTTLMALGAFPDSHDQHLGMPGMHGTVAAVYGLQKADLIVALGARFDDRVTGRLDSFAPDASVVHADIDPAEIGKNRHVDVPIVGDAKHVIDELITAVTAERAAGRTADLGDWWTQLNDLRTRYPLGYDEPADGTLSPQYVIKRLGEIAGPDAIFVAGVGQHQMWASQFISYDKPYTWLNSGGLGTMGYAVPAAMGAKVGKPDTVVWAVDGDGCFQMTNQELATCALEGIPVKIAVINNGNLGMVRQWQTLFYNERYSNTELGTHKHRIPDFVKLAEALGCVGLRCENADDVDKTIAAAMEINDAPVVIDFVVGKDAMVWPMVAAGTSNDEIMFARGVRPVFDEDDI comes from the coding sequence ATGACGAGACCCACGCCCGAGACCCTCGCCCACACCGTCCGCCGGGCCCGCGCGGCCGCCGATCCGGCCGTCGACGCCGATCCGGCAGCCGCGCGCACCCCGGCCACCCCGGCCGTTTCGGCGGTACGGCCCTCCGCTCCGGCCCAGGTCTCCGGGGCCGGCTCGCTCGTGCGGTCGCTCGAGGCGCTCGACGTCGACGTCGTCTTCGGTATTCCGGGCGGCGCGATCCTGCCGGCGTACGACCCGCTCTACGACTCGTCGCTGCGGCACATCCTGGTCCGTCACGAGCAGGGCGCGGGGCACGCCGCGACCGGATACGCGCAGGCCACCGGCAAGGTCGGCGTCTGCATGGCCACCTCCGGGCCGGGCGCGACGAACCTGGTCACCCCGATCGCCGACGCGTACATGGACTCGGTGGCGCTGGTGGCGATCACCGGGCAGGTGGCCCGCCCGCTGATCGGCACCGACGCCTTCCAGGAGGCCGACATCCAGGGCATCACTCTGCCGATCACCAAGCACAACTTCCTCGTGCAGAACGCCGAGGAGATCCCCCGGGTGCTGGCCGAGGCGTTTCACCTGGCCAGCAGCGGGCGCCCCGGCCCGGTGCTGGTCGACATCCCCAAGGACGTGCTCCAGGCGTCGACCACCTTCACCTGGCCGCCGACCCTCGACCTGCCCGGCTACCGGCCGACCCTGCACCCGCACGGCAAGCAGATCCGGGAGGCGGCGCGGCTGATGGCCGGCGCCCGCCGTCCGGTGCTGTACGTCGGCGGTGGGGTGCTCAAGGCGGGCGCGACCGACGGGCTGCGCCGGCTGGCCGAGTTGACCGGCATCCCGGTCGTCACCACGCTGATGGCGCTCGGCGCTTTCCCCGACTCGCACGATCAGCACCTGGGCATGCCCGGGATGCACGGCACCGTCGCCGCGGTCTACGGCCTGCAGAAGGCGGATCTGATCGTCGCCCTCGGCGCGCGCTTCGACGACCGGGTCACCGGTCGGCTGGACTCCTTCGCTCCGGACGCGAGCGTGGTGCACGCGGACATCGACCCGGCCGAGATCGGCAAGAACCGGCACGTGGACGTGCCGATCGTGGGGGACGCCAAGCACGTCATCGACGAGCTGATCACCGCGGTGACCGCCGAGCGGGCGGCGGGACGCACCGCCGACCTCGGCGACTGGTGGACGCAGTTGAACGACCTGCGCACCCGCTACCCACTGGGGTACGACGAGCCGGCCGACGGGACGCTGTCCCCGCAGTACGTCATCAAGCGCCTCGGTGAGATCGCCGGCCCGGACGCGATCTTCGTGGCCGGGGTGGGTCAGCACCAGATGTGGGCGTCCCAGTTCATCTCCTACGACAAGCCGTACACCTGGCTCAACTCCGGCGGTCTCGGCACGATGGGCTACGCGGTGCCGGCGGCGATGGGCGCGAAGGTCGGCAAGCCGGACACGGTGGTCTGGGCGGTGGACGGGGACGGATGCTTCCAGATGACCAACCAGGAGCTGGCCACCTGCGCGCTGGAGGGCATCCCGGTCAAGATCGCCGTCATCAACAACGGCAACCTCGGCATGGTCCGGCAGTGGCAGACGCTGTTCTACAACGAGCGGTACTCGAACACCGAGCTGGGCACGCACAAACACCGCATCCCGGACTTCGTCAAGCTCGCCGAGGCGCTGGGCTGCGTCGGGCTGCGGTGCGAGAACGCTGACGACGTGGACAAGACCATCGCCGCCGCCATGGAGATCAACGACGCCCCCGTCGTGATCGACTTCGTGGTCGGCAAGGACGCGATGGTCTGGCCGATGGTCGCCGCCGGCACCAGCAACGACGAGATCATGTTCGCCCGGGGCGTCCGCCCGGTCTTCGACGAGGATGACATCTAG
- a CDS encoding LacI family DNA-binding transcriptional regulator: protein MKRPTIADVARRAGVSKGAVSYALNGQPGVSEATRQRILAIAAEIGFSPSSAARALSAATAGAIGLALCRPARTLGVEPFFMALISGVEAELSARSYALTLQVVADHDAEIAVYRRWWGERRVDGVLVCDLRTDDIRIPALERLRLPAVVIGGPDGTGELASLWSDDAAALTETVEYLVALGHRRIARVGGLPDLRHTAIRTDAFVAVCRRLGLADAVTVSSDYTGEEGGRATRRLLSAAQRPTALIFDNDVMAVAGLSVAQEMGLTVPADLSIVAWDDSPLCRLVHPPLTALGRDISAYGAHAARQLLAVVAGQPASRVQDETPRLTPRGSTAPPRHD from the coding sequence GTGAAGCGGCCGACAATCGCCGACGTCGCCCGACGCGCCGGGGTGTCCAAGGGCGCCGTGTCGTACGCGTTGAACGGGCAGCCCGGCGTCTCCGAGGCGACCCGGCAGCGCATCCTGGCCATCGCCGCGGAGATCGGGTTCAGCCCGAGCAGCGCCGCCCGCGCCCTCTCCGCCGCCACCGCCGGGGCGATCGGCCTGGCCCTGTGCCGGCCGGCCCGGACCCTCGGCGTCGAGCCGTTCTTCATGGCGTTGATCAGTGGTGTCGAGGCGGAGCTCTCCGCCCGCTCGTACGCGCTGACCCTCCAGGTGGTCGCCGACCACGACGCCGAGATCGCCGTCTACCGGCGGTGGTGGGGCGAACGCCGGGTGGACGGGGTGCTCGTCTGCGACCTGCGCACCGACGACATCCGCATCCCTGCTCTGGAGCGGCTGCGCCTGCCGGCGGTGGTGATCGGCGGCCCGGACGGCACCGGCGAGCTGGCCAGCCTCTGGTCCGACGACGCGGCGGCGCTGACCGAGACGGTGGAGTACCTGGTGGCGCTCGGGCACCGGCGGATCGCCCGGGTCGGTGGCCTGCCCGACCTGCGGCACACCGCCATCCGCACCGACGCCTTCGTGGCGGTCTGCCGTCGGCTCGGCCTGGCCGACGCGGTGACCGTCTCGTCCGACTACACCGGCGAAGAGGGCGGGCGGGCCACCCGTCGTCTGCTCAGCGCCGCCCAGCGACCCACGGCGCTCATCTTCGACAACGACGTGATGGCCGTCGCCGGGCTCTCGGTCGCCCAGGAGATGGGGCTGACCGTCCCCGCCGACCTGTCCATCGTGGCCTGGGACGACTCGCCGCTGTGCCGACTGGTGCACCCGCCGCTGACCGCCCTGGGCCGGGACATCTCGGCGTACGGCGCGCACGCCGCCCGGCAGTTGCTCGCCGTCGTCGCCGGGCAGCCGGCCAGCCGGGTGCAGGACGAGACGCCCCGGTTGACGCCGCGCGGCAGCACCGCCCCACCCCGACACGACTGA